The DNA sequence TACTAAATGTAGAAAACATTACTCATAACAGTTGCTCTTCAAGCTtggtgtgtaaaaaaatataaatgaaaaagaatGGAGAAGCTGAGGCACTCTGTTAGTACACTGGTTCCAACCTTTACTGATTACCCAGAATGCTCTTCTTGTGACTATCTTGacgaaacaagataacagataggttaaagtcgagttatattgagtttaacattattacacctgtgtagatgtgcatctacacatctataactaaattcaaaatggttaaaatataaaaataaagaattaaaaatgttaacaatgttaacagtaGGGAAAGTCCGGCTACCAGCGTCATTTGCGATTATTCGGAGAGCAGAAGAACGTCTGCTATGCCTTCATTGTGTGTAATCGTGGGCTGTAAAAGTCATGTCTCCCGAAAGTTGTTACAAATCAAGGATTAGAAGCCCAGAAGAAGTAGTAAAACTAGTACCCCCTcgtatttaatattttcatctcgTTAGTTAGACTACtctacaagaaaaagaaaacactgcaTGGTTTTGTTGTGACCAGCATGCTGCCGTTGTCCTGCTAGTAGCTGGTGAGATcagcacaaaaacacaacaaaaccatgttgcattttgctgattttattttacacGGGGCAGCAGAAAAGGTTAAGAACCCCTGTTCTAAACTTCGCCATTCATCCTGGCCGAGACTTCTCTATCACACGACACACCTGacaatttttgtaattttcacatcctAACGTGccaaaatgtcttaaaaacAATCTTTCAAAAGTCTTCCGATGTTAAGTTGGTTGGGACTCATGAGAGTAGATACGCGTCATTCATGTATTTCAGCAATTTGGTGCAACAAAGTACATTGGGAGGTTGGTCTTAAATTCGATTTGAAATGGAATTTGAAAAAAGTCTCAAATTGAACTACTTCCCTTAAGCTGCAGGAACACTGTAATAAGTTGGACTTGTGGTTTAGGTGACTGGCAGAGTCCTTTTTGTGTCTTCATTGTGTGTCGCTTGTGGTCTGCAGACATGCAGCAGATGATTGTCCGCCGAGAAGAACGCACGCTCCCTCAtgttaaagaggaagaggaggatccACCGCCCTTCCACatcaaagaggaggaggaggaggctgaTGTCACCAAGTTGTCTAATATGAGTAAGTAAGAAAATGTACCTCTGtatttgaaaatttaaaattaagtagAAATAGCCATGCATAATGCAGAGGGAACAAAACGGATTATCTAATCTAGATCTGATGATTGATAGAAGTCTGTGTGGCTGGCAGGCACTGGCACATGTCAGCTTGTGTATGaatgaaaagcattttttccattgaatttttaattttcaaacaaaatatagattaattgatgaattgatTGACTATGTTGagtttaaatacataaatatgaacattcttcttctcattcttttaaattatttttagtacGTCACAGTGTGCCATctctggtgagctatttttagaactgaCTTGTGAGCTACTCATATTGTCCTTGGAGGCTGACTGGTACCCAAtggcactatatatatatatttttttaagaacaatgcacattaataaaCAAAGTCAAAAAGCATCCAGGCTGGAGTTAGCACAGTGgctaaatctctctctctctgtgtgtgtgttgcgtgtCTGTAAAGTGCTAATGGGAACTTTCACCGGTTCTTTTATCTTGAATAATcgctatactaataataacaaccagaAGACTGTCATTAGCTTCAAAGAGGTGGCTCGTTTGGTTTTCGATGGTCTCTGCAAACAGCCAATCACATTGCACATGCCCTGCTTATAAGTCCCCtcaaaaatggaaagaaaagctCATTAGCATTAAAAGCATGGTACCATTGCATTTAGTGGAATTGCAATATAATTAACTTGTGTGAGCAAACTGTTGCTTGCATCTAGCAGACATCCAGCCGGAAGAACTTCACTATCAGCCCAAGGTGGAGAGCTCCAGTTTGGAGCAGGAGCATCCGCGGCCCTCCCACATAAAACAGGAAGAAGAGCAGCCGCAGCCAGCCCGcatgaaggaggaagaggaggagttgCCACTGAACGTCGTCGTGAAGAGTGAAGACGATGAAGACGAACCACCCGAGTGGTCACAGCTACATCATCAAAGTCCAAGTGGAGACAACTGTGCAACCCCACCGCCAGACAACCTCTTAGCCCCGTTGTCAGACAGTGACGACACAGAGGAACCTTTGAGGACTGACGCAGACTGTGAAGGTGACGACAAAGAGTGGGAATGCTCTGAAAAGAAGACAACCCTTGGCAGGAAGAAAACGTCACAGGCGCACAAAAAACGTGTTATCTGCTCAGCTTGCGGTAAGAATGTAGTTAAAGAGAAAATTATTAgacacatgagaacacacacaggagaaaaacccttCAGTTGCTCAGTTTGCAATAAAACATTCTCCTCAAGGGATTATGTGATCAcgcacatgagaacacacacagggGAAAAACCTTTTGGTTGTGCGTTCTGTAATAAAACATTCTCGCACAAGTCGCACGTGATAACACACGTGAGAatacacacaggagaaaaaccctACAGTTGCTCAGTGTGCGGCAAAACATTCTCGTCAAAAGATTATGTGAACTCGCACATGAGGacgcacactggagagaaacccttCAGTTGCTCACTGTGCGATCGAACATTCTCTCAAAAGCCACATCTGGTAAcgcacatgagaacacacacaggagaaaaacccttTAGTTGTACCGTTTGTGGTAAAAGCTATGCTCATAAGAACAGTTTGACTTCACACATGTGGGGGCACTGCTAAGTGAAGTAAATGCTCCATTCGGTTTTCGTTCACTGGTAATGATTTATtcatgtttgtgttgtgttgagGCTTCACCGAGAGAGTGATGAGCTGTTTTATGCACGTTTTGTTCTTTTCTATTAAGGCACTTAGGATTCTAGCTtctttgtagcaatttttcttACTCTGCTGTCTAATCTTGAGTCGTCGCCAATACCCCTGCAAAATGGCGGCTGGTCAGAGATGCTTTGCCAATGGCATGAACTAATATTGGCCTTCTGCTGATGTTTTACATAAGTGTTTATTCCTACCAATGTATGTATTACACAGTTATATACTATCAAACACTGTCTGTAATAACCAGATCCTGAAAGGTAcatgatgtgtgtttttttaaataaagggtACTAACGTTCACTGTACATTGTCCATAAATCCTGTTAATGTTCTGTGATTTATATAAATTtagctactactactaataataataatggcaattactccaataaataaaaaaagtcagccTAGATtggggaaataataataatgtatcggatTTATGCTGACGGCCACTTCggccaccaccaaacattcgcaccttccatacatgTTAGTGctagtagcactggaggcaatgtgggcgaagtgccttgcccaaggacacaacacatGACTTGAGGAGAGCGATGATCGaacttctggttactgaacaaccGTCTCTACACCTTGAGCCACAAATTGTTGAATGTTGTGGAGAACACTACAAAAAAATTCCATTATTACTACTAATAAATGCTGCCATTACAGAATGTACTATATTTAATCTGGGTAGAAATATTGATATTATACAATCTAATGATCTTGTGAAGCCATATTTTGTGCCGGAGAATGAGAATGTGCCAAGTATGACGTGtagtgatgttaaaaaaaaaagaaaaagaaggaaagaaaaagtgcGCGTTCACGTTAATGAAACATGATCAGTCCACGTTCACTGTAAGAGCAGCAGAGGAACGAGAAAAACCTCGTGTATCATGTAACTCGCatatatggctgcattttgtaataaatacaaatggaacGTGTATGTACAGTTTGAGACTACGCGTAAAGACTTTGAGAGCGCTTGCCCTTTCTCTAAACATTTGCACGTTCAGGTTTGTCACCGAAGGCGTGCCGTAGATATCCAAGATAACAGTCTGTGTTGTACGCATGCGTAGCATGACTTTTGATCACGTTttgaaatgttgttgtttttttttttttaaagagatggccttaactgttttgttcatttatttcgcTCAATTCCCAAGTAACATTTTCAGTGTAATTTATAGTGTTAGGAAAACGCTTAAACGGTCGTTGACCAAGAACAGGCTTGGCGAACAATTGTGACGTTATCAGTCACGCGACAGTAGTCAGTGGTGCTTCTGTATCATTTCTTAACCATTTCATTTGTAAAACCTCGGGAAATGTGGAAAGAGGTGCACGACGACgacgagggggaggaggaggaagatgaagaagatgaagaagatgaagaagaactTTGTCGAGCGGGAGAGGAGAACGAAGCAAAACGACGACATCCAGTAGCTGTTGCCAAAACTCGAATTGTGCTTCATATCGAAGGTAACATGTCCACTAGCCTTAGGTTCTGTTGTACACTCGTTTCAAGAGTCTAATGTTGCGGTTTCTTATTACATCAGCAGAAATGTGAAtgtgtagaaaaaaatgaatgtttcaCCACTGCAgtggacaattaaaaaaaaagagagattgtACAGTGCAAACGCACAAAATGCAGTTCACTACACTATAAGCTGTTGCCACACGTCTTATTTACAGTTAATTTGGAACACAACTTCTTTTTGATCTGTTCTTTTTACATTAAATAACACTGAAAATAGCTGCAAGTCAGCCAATAGACAGCACAATTGCATCTTTTGTCTTGACACTCATTACCCGAGGCAGCTGTTATGTTCATGGTTTGGTATTGGTGTGACAGCAGCTGCAGTCTTATTGCATTCCATATACTTCCTCTACACAGTTTGGCCTCTTTCTTGCAAGGAATAAAATGACGTTGTGTtttattaatttgaaaatattgccACTACGAGGGATTTCAATTTTGCTACGGAAAAAGAgatatattacaaaataatgtattttaggGATTCAAGtaatagcactttttttttttttttacatttgagtaATTGCTGACATCAAGCACCAGTACttgatgaaaatattattttatgcaaatattgtccaaaacaatattttattgagCATAAATTATGAAAACGTAAATTGTTCAAAACATAAACTttatatatacatctatataacATTTCTTATACACAGAATAATTTTATGGATttccaccccccaccacccaatatttgtttattacttgaggtttttttttacattataatattgtttatttgcaTCTAATATTTTTCCCATTCTgtgctattaaaaaataaataaataataaataatgtttttttattttattttcatttttcaaattttagtgtattaaaatattatatatatttctgaTCTGTCCTTTTTCCTcctaatatttttgttacaataatagcaaattttgattaattttttttgtgtttctttttctaaaattgaattattttcattacattttttgtctACTTTTTCACAATGtggtcttttatttatttttttagtcgcTTGTATCCTCCAGATGCCCAGCAGCGGATTGCTTGTCAAGTCAAAGAGGAAGCTGAGGCTCCACAGCCCCCTCATCGTAACAATGACGAGAAGGATGCACAGCCCGCCAatgtcaaagaagaagaagatgatgagTTCCCGCTGACTGTCGTGGTGGTGAAAGGTGAAGACGACCAAGATGAACCACCCGAGTCGTCGCAACTTCATCGCCGCAGTCCGGGCAGAGAAGATACTAGCGATACAGATGACGACAAACTCTCCGAAAAGGGGACGGGCAAAGGAGGTTTCAGCTGCTCCGTTTGTGGCAAGAGCTACGCGTACAAGTGCAGCTTGACGCGACACACGCAGACTCACACGGGGGAAAAACCCTTTGCCTGCTCTGTTTGCAGTGCCAAATTTGTCCGAAAGGTGGCGCTGATTGCGCATGCTGCCACGCACACCGGGAAGAAATTGTTCGCATGCTCAGTGTGTGGTAAGAGCTACTCTTACCAGAGCAGTCTGAACGcgcacatgcaaacacacaatgCGGAGAAGCCCTTCAGTTGCTCCGTGTGCGGCGAAGGTTTCATTCAGAAAGTAGCTTTGATTGCGCACATGACGACGCACACGGGAGAGAAGTCGTTCTCGTGCTCGGTGTGCGGGAAAACTTTTTCTTATAAGAGCAACTTAAATatacacatgcgcacacacaaagaggAAAAGTCCTTCAGCTGTTCGGTTTGCGACAAAAGATTCTACCTGAAATCCATTATGGTGTTACACATGAGAACGCACAGCGGAGAAAAACCTTTTAGCTGCTCCATTTGTGGTCAGAGGTTCACGCGGAAGGTAAATATGATTAAACACAAGAGATCACACACGGGACTAAATGACACTTCagatgttttaaattaaaactaaaagttCTATTTCAAATCAAATGTGGTGTTGTACAGTAAGGTAcaacagtatgtgtgtgtatgttcaATGTCTATTAAAGTTCACATACATGTAAATATGCTCACAAGTTTATTGTTTATCAcatatgtgctgctttttttctgttgtcttttttgtattacaaatctgaatgttttgtattttgattATGGCTTTGTTAGAATAACTGCAACGTTTGTTTTTGCATCATATATTTACAAATCTACTTTTATAAGTAAATTGCATCTATTTGTTGTTTACACTCTTGGCAAATTAGCTGTTCTTATCGCCTCTGTCCACGTTTTCAATACCGGAGAAAGATGGCGGCCGTGGGTATGAGtgactgtttttatttctacaTGTACGGTAATAAGTCACGCATTTTCGTTGCTCTTTTTTTGCAATATACACAACAACTGCTCTTTCCCCATTTTCTCTATTGAGACAGTAGTCGTTATACCGCAACAAGGTGGCGCCGGTTCGACGCCGCTGATGCTATGCTGCGTAAAATTACccccgaagaagaaaaaggcggAAGTATACGTCTTATCGAGACGGAACAAAAATAAGCGAAGCCGAATCGAGTGAAAGcgtcaaaaatgttgaaagatTTGGTAAGGCAACGGCTAATTGCGGCCGCTGACGAAATATTCGTtctgtttgagaaaacaatagCGTCGTACGAGGAGGAACTTTGTCGAAAAAGAGAAGAGAACGAGCG is a window from the Vanacampus margaritifer isolate UIUO_Vmar chromosome 3, RoL_Vmar_1.0, whole genome shotgun sequence genome containing:
- the LOC144048577 gene encoding uncharacterized protein LOC144048577 isoform X1; this translates as MQQMIVRREERTLPHVKEEEEDPPPFHIKEEEEEADVTKLSNMTDIQPEELHYQPKVESSSLEQEHPRPSHIKQEEEQPQPARMKEEEEELPLNVVVKSEDDEDEPPEWSQLHHQSPSGDNCATPPPDNLLAPLSDSDDTEEPLRTDADCEGDDKEWECSEKKTTLGRKKTSQAHKKRVICSACGKNVVKEKIIRHMRTHTGEKPFSCSVCNKTFSSRDYVITHMRTHTGEKPFGCAFCNKTFSHKSHVITHVRIHTGEKPYSCSVCGKTFSSKDYVNSHMRTHTGEKPFSCSLCDRTFSQKPHLVTHMRTHTGEKPFSCTVCGKSYAHKNSLTSHMWGHC
- the LOC144048577 gene encoding uncharacterized protein LOC144048577 isoform X2, whose translation is MQQMIVRREERTLPHVKEEEEDPPPFHIKEEEEEADVTKLSNMNIQPEELHYQPKVESSSLEQEHPRPSHIKQEEEQPQPARMKEEEEELPLNVVVKSEDDEDEPPEWSQLHHQSPSGDNCATPPPDNLLAPLSDSDDTEEPLRTDADCEGDDKEWECSEKKTTLGRKKTSQAHKKRVICSACGKNVVKEKIIRHMRTHTGEKPFSCSVCNKTFSSRDYVITHMRTHTGEKPFGCAFCNKTFSHKSHVITHVRIHTGEKPYSCSVCGKTFSSKDYVNSHMRTHTGEKPFSCSLCDRTFSQKPHLVTHMRTHTGEKPFSCTVCGKSYAHKNSLTSHMWGHC
- the LOC144048575 gene encoding uncharacterized protein LOC144048575, which translates into the protein MWKEVHDDDEGEEEEDEEDEEDEEELCRAGEENEAKRRHPVAVAKTRIVLHIEDAQQRIACQVKEEAEAPQPPHRNNDEKDAQPANVKEEEDDEFPLTVVVVKGEDDQDEPPESSQLHRRSPGREDTSDTDDDKLSEKGTGKGGFSCSVCGKSYAYKCSLTRHTQTHTGEKPFACSVCSAKFVRKVALIAHAATHTGKKLFACSVCGKSYSYQSSLNAHMQTHNAEKPFSCSVCGEGFIQKVALIAHMTTHTGEKSFSCSVCGKTFSYKSNLNIHMRTHKEEKSFSCSVCDKRFYLKSIMVLHMRTHSGEKPFSCSICGQRFTRKVNMIKHKRSHTGLNDTSDVLN